cataaacatatatttttccttcaaatcatcaataactctatacacataattaaatatatatatacatatactgtaaaaaccacTCTTAGACTTGTTAGTCGTAAGTCATTttgttagccgtaagtcatgtttctattagtcgtaagtcatgtttacccctatgactagATTGTACGGTCTGAAGACTGAACTTAACTAACTAGTCGaccaaattaaatcaacgtacatcatcattaagtgaaatTTTTCCTATTAAATCCTAACCCGAGAACGGGTGTGCACTAAAgagaaattcactaccatatataatgactttgtaaacagtgtgagtgcacttTAATtgatttaaactttaagttacagTACCGAGCAtttgtaattttctgtatcgtctgagttataagaagttttgaaaatattttattatataacttatacaattaaaataatatcatgaaaatctcatttttactcatatttttgtgaaatacgcaacgtaaaaatcaactcatgtcatctttactcatatttttgtgaaatatgtaacgtagaaataaactcataacACACAaatttcgtgttaaaaatatttttttgaataaaaattaatgttgtaaaatacctGAGAGGTTTAgaatattttttaactaaaaaataaatacaagtatattaaagataaaactgatataattaaatatgcataaaaataaattcagaaaaattttataaaaataattaacataatcaaaatttacttacaaataaactcgaatataaattttaaataaaaatctaacataatcaaatttatttatctCTTACTTAACCGTTTGATACGATTACaatgaatatctcaaaaaaatgaGATCAAAAAAAGTGaatgagtgagaattttaattataacaaaaattctctttcaaccactaattctttcactcacaaATCTTTCTCTTCATTTGAACAtgtttttgtgaaaaatgaaggttgagagcttcctatttataggaaaattttgaggaagaaaatagaatttggAGAAGTGTGGTgagaggggtaaaattataattttttttaaataaaggaatgAGTATGAGATGAATTAGATATGAGTTAGGTATGAGATGGGGATGAGGATCATGTGGAGAAAATGGAAGTACTTGCCGACactcttatttaattaatttttaattaattaattatttactttttgaaatcattattattatcattgttattattttgaagttatgttttagtttatatatatatatatatatatatatatatatatatatatatatatatatataaaaaaacgaattaagttcgaattttgaaaactcatatgaatcccacatggtcttgtgggtcctACACAACTTTGAAATCCAAGTGAGTCCTAcataactccaataatcctcacaTGAGCATATGGTTCATACATAACTTTGAAACTCATGtgaaccccacacaatttcatgACTCATATGGGTCCCGCATaggatatctatattattattattattattattattattattattattattattattattattatatcatatatttttacaaattatgtcagtaaAAACATTATCTTATGTATATGTAcgtatttatgtgtacaaacagtgtttaccatgtttattctatgaaatttcattttaacCAGATTGACCTTTAAGGAGAGACTaagctgcaatggtctctgagtactTACTAAGATAatgtctttcttagacatcaaatatgaaatcaaggatcttacATAAAAACATCTCTatattaatattaacttaatgattatttttattattttactattattattatgctttaatcatatatatatatatatatatatatatatatttgggatcATTACAAAAACCATTGCTATGAAGCTTTTGTGGTATATTTACTCAAAGATTTTCATGTGAGTGATCTAGATTCACTCTTAAAAGTTAAAGGGGAAGATTATTTGGGAAATTAATTCTACCTTGAACTACACCTACCATAGAGAAAAATTTTAAGTGAAAAACCCAAGGCTTATCAACACATCTAATTAATTGTGGGGAATGGGAAAATGACTCCTTTTATGATGATTGGTTTGATGTTTCCCCATCAAATATTAACTTCAATCCTCATCTTTATAGAAAATCTGGGGATTTCCATTGAGGCTATAGTTTATAATTTTCGAGTCAATAGTAGATGAATTAGCCTGAAAGACTCTTTACAAATGCTAGCAAAATGAAGTCTAATCTTAATTTGCTCATATTCACTGAAAAGGAAGACTACTATTTGGCTATTTCCTCATAACCTTCAAATTAGCTTGAaatcatattagaacaaaatATAATGTAATTCCATTTGTACGAAGTGATTTGGTTTAAGAATTACATTTGAAAAAACATGGGTTCGTAACCTCATTAGCAATTTTGAATAGATTTCCTACCCTAGACATAAACTCTTTTTCAAGGGACAATGCTAAAAGTTATTCTTGAATTTTCTACTACTACACTTTTGAAGATAGATACCACCTGTTTTTTAATCGTGAAGTTTCAAAATTGATCTATTAAGTCTTTAGTTTAGCCTTAAACAAACCAAGACGATTCTTGTCTTGGATTAAGGAGCTTAGACGACTTTCCACTCTTGGAAAAAGGTAAGGAGAATACGAACAAGTTAACATGGGTTGCAACCATTTATTATGCTTGGAGGTCAAGGAATTTTGTGATGTATGCTCAAAATCCTATAAAAACTGAATAATCATTAAGTTAAGCTTAGGTTAAGTTGAGCCTTGAGGCTGATTGATTATGTATTCATTTTTTGTTTTGCTAACTCTAAGTCAAATATTCATAAAACCAATTAGGTTAGGTCTACAAAACTACGATGTATGCTTAAAATCCTAAATAGTTCATGATTTTAAGCTTAAGTTGAGCTAATTAAGCCTTAAGGTTGATTGACTATTTGTTCATTCTTTGTTTTATTACATCAAATGTTTATAAAACCATTAAGGTTTGGTCCATGAAATTGTATTAGGTTTGAGCATGACTATTATGGAGAAGGTATGAACACAGGAGAAATAACAATAGATAAAAAAACAAGAATTATatctaaaaaaatagaaaataaagatGAAGTTAAGATTGTGTACAAAAATATGAATCTTGAGCTTTACTTTTAGATTTATGCAAATTTGGATACAATGTAGTACAAGATCAAATGTATAATTCTAGAGTCTGCAATTAATTTGGTGGTGAGTGGTGGTAGTAAAGATGACTAATGCGCTGCTTGTGATATGTACTTGAACTTTGAGTAACCCAAGTAGCCTGGGGTCTTCAAGAGACATTTCTAAAGTTGGGAGAAGGAGTCAAGAATACAACGGTGAGTGTGGTCTCCATGATACCCACATGTTTTTTGATATTCTTGGGAGACGAGAGGGTAAAAGAATGATACAAGAGACCATTGCTAGTCCCTTTTCTTGTATAGGTGTGAATCTTTTgtgtaaatatgcaaaaatccAAGCTAGGTATTACTTGAGGGCATGAATTTCAAgacttaaatttggatttgaatttgtatgaatttggaagagattttaatacaattttatttgaATTCACATAATTTAAATTTAGGATTCAAAATACATATTTCTAAATGTTCACGATCACTTAataagggtatttagaactttttttaatagaaaactatttcattattttcattttttttttatataatccTCTTAAAAATTTTCGAGTTGGGAAGGTAAAATTGTTTCCGACTCGGTGTACCCCTGAACTTGCGTTCCCAAGCTTTTGCTCCATTTTTGAAAAAGGGCAAaaaagttattaaaaaaaaaaactgtagcAGTGATTTTTCGGTTTTTCGCCCTGCCCAAGCCCTCCCATCTTCTTCTCCAAATCTCCTTTCTATATGCACATCTCCATGAATTCATGCTTCAAGCTCTTTGCCAACTCGTAGAAAGAATTTGAATCATTCCAAACTGATAACTCATATACAAACGGGCATAAGGGATCCCACAATATTCTGTTCTCTGATCATGGAGTATCGACGGGAGAAAGGGGAAGCTGGTCTTGCCGTTCTTCTTCTATAGACATCATCACTCATACgcataaggagagagagagagagagagagaggtttccaGTTAATCTTCTTCAATGGCGGGTTCTTCAATCATGGAGTCACTCTTCCAACGGACTCTGGAAGACCTAATCAAAGGCCTCCGCCTCCAGCTTCTGGGCGAATCCACCTTCCTCTCCAAAGCCATGGAAGAGATCCGTCGCGAGATCAAATCCACGGACCCCCACACCAAGGCCGTCGCCCTGCAAAAGCTCACTTATCTCCACTCCCTCCACGGCTTCGACATGTCCTGGGCCGCCTTCCACGTCGTCGAGGTCGTCAGCTTCCCCTCCTTCGCCCACAAGAAGATCGGTTACCTCGCCGCCTCTCTTTCGTTTCACGACGGCACAGATGTGATCCTCCTCATCACGAACCAGCTCCGAAAGGACCTCACCAGCACCAATCAATTTGAAGTAAGCCTCGCCCTTGAATTCTTATCGAGTGCGTCGAACACTGATCTTGCCCGCGACTTAACCCAAGAAGTATTCACATTGTTGTCGAGTGCTAAAGTTTTCGTTAGGAAGAAAGCAATTGGTGCGATGTTGAGGATTTTTAGTAAATACCCAGATGCTGTAAGGGTGTGTTTCAAACGGTTGGTTGAGAATTTGGAGAGTTCGGATCCATCAGCCGTGTCCGCAGCGGTTGGTGTGTTCTGTGAGCTTGCCGCAAAAGACCCCAATTCATATCTTCCTTTGGCACCTGAGTTTTATAGAGTATTGGCTGATTCTAAGAATAATTGGGTGTTAATCAAGGTGATAAAGATATTTGCTAAGTTGGTGCCTTTGGAGCCGAGATTGGCAAAGAGGGTGGTGGAGCCTATTTGTGACCACACGAGGAGAACAGGGGCAAAATCGTTGATGTTTGAGTGCATTTGGACTATTGTGAATAGCTTGAGCGAGTATGAAGCTGCAGTGAAACTTTCAGCCCTGAAGATTCGTGAACTTCTGGTTGATGATGATCCAAATCTTAAGTATCTTGGATTGCAAGCACTCTCAGCTCTTGGGCCGAAGCACTTGTGGGCAGTGTTGGAGAACAAGGAGGTTGTGATTAAGTATTTGAGTGATGCAGATCCTAATATCAAACTTGAATCCTTGCGTCTAGTAATGACAATGGTGTCTGAAAATAATGTGGTCGAAATTTCAAGGGTTTTGGTTAACTATGCACTCAAATCAGACCCACAGTTTTGCAATGAGATTCTTGGATCCATCTTATCTACTTCTTGTAGAAATTTTTATGAGATAATAGTAGACTTTGATTGGTATGTGTCACTTCTTGGGGAAATGTCAAGGATTCCACACTGCCAAAAGGGAGAAGAAATTGAGAACCAGCTTATTGATATTGGTATGAGGGTCAAGGATGTTAGAACAGAGCTTGTTCGTGTTTGCAGAGATCTGCTGATTGATCCTGCATTACTTAGTAATCCTTTCTTGCACAGGATATTGACTGCTGCTGCTTGGGTGTCAGGGGAGTATGTGGAGTTATCAAAAAACCCATTTGAGCTTGTGGAGGCATTATTACAACCACGTACCAGTCTTTTGCCCCCATTGATAAGGGCAATATATATTCAGTCCACATTTAAAGTATTAATCTTTTGCCTGCATTCTTATATCTTGGGAAGGGAAATCATTGCTTCTGCATCCTCACCTTCTGATAATTTGGCATCAGGAGTTTCAGAAGGCTCTGATTTAATATGTGAAGCTCCTGCTGATAGCATACAGGATGGAGGATTAAGAAATCAATCATTTGAAGATCTTTCTGTCGAAAGTGCTGTGGATGTACTTGTTCCTCATGGCCAGACGATGAATTCTTTTTCTCCAAAGAAAGTTTGTTTCTCACATGAATCTATTGTTAACATGGTGAGTCTTATTGAAGTGGCATTGGTCCCACTATCTGGAACCAATGAGGTTGAGATACTGGAGAGGACACGGAATGTACTAGGTTTGATTCAGTTGATAAAGCAAGAGATACCTTGTTTAATTCAGACCGATGGGGACTTTGAAAAGGAGAAACTGAAAGGTTCCAAAATTATTAAACTGGCTTATGATGCCTTCACCACAGAGCTTGGTCCAGTCCCATTGAGTGCTCAAGAAAGAGTTCTTATTCCAGATGGACTAATTCTCAAAGAGAACCTCTTTGACTTGGAAGCAATTTGCGGTGATGTTCATTTACCTTCATCAAGTTCGTTTTCCCTTACAGGTTCTTACTCTGGGGAAAGAATTGGGACTTTGCCCCTAGATATCCAGAGTAAAGAAGAATCAGAACCATCAACGGAGTCCACATCTCTCCTTGCACAGCATCGTAAGCGGCATGGGTTATATTATCTTCCTTCAGAGAGAAATGAAGTTGTATCCAATGATTATCCACCTATTAATGACCCTAAGTTGCACGAAAACCTCAGTGATGATGCAGAACATCTTGTTAAGCTCACAGAGAATTCactttttcaaaagaaaaaatcaaaccAAGCAAAACCTAGGCCTGTGGTGGTAAAATTGGATGAGGGAGATGGAGTAATTGTCGCAGCCAAGAACCCAGAATCGAAAGACAATATTCTTTCTGGTGCTGTGCGAGATGTTCTTGTGGGCAAGGAAGCTGTAGGCACTTCATCAAGAAGTTATCCCTTGGACCAGTCATCCAGTACGAGAAGAGGGAAAGGGAAAGTAAACACTGTTGTTCCTCCCGAATCAAAACAAAATTTAGGTGATGCAGATAAGTTTGGACTTGAAAATAGAAGTTTAGCAAGAAAGAAACACCATGTTGTTAAAGAGAGAAGACATAAAACTGAAAGGAAGAATGATGAGGAAGGAGAAGAAAGTGGTCAGAAAGGAAAGCAGAAGAGAAGTCTTACCCGTGGTAGGCGCAAAGCCCAACAAAGAGTGGATGGCCCTTTGAATGTGGGTTCAGAAACAATAGCAATCCCAGATTTCCTTCTGTAAAATCAAGGATttggacttttttaattattggTTGCTACAATGAACTTGGATGATGTTACACCCTGCACACATTTGAATGCCAAGGTTAGTTCTTCTGTAGATTATTATATACTTTTTTAGTGGATTGGGATTTGCACCTGTCTTAAAGCTTGACTCTCAGATTGGATTTTCATGATATGCATTTTGAAAATTTCTTTAGCAGTGTATTCCAGTTGAAATTGTGTGTTTCCCTGTACAGTTCACATAGAGGATgctcttttgtttgttttgaacTGTATGACTATAATGAACTAAAAATATCTGATTCTTTTTTGTTTGGTAACTAATGGCTTCAACATTTATTTTTTCTGTTAAACTGCATGAGACAGTTAGCTGCTCTTAATTTTTTAGTTAGGCAATCATTTTCTCTCTGGATGAGGTAACCATTACTGCTGATGTTCATGGTTgctatttttaaatatttgatgACCAATTAACTTCATTGTTTGGCTAGGGATAGGGGAAATGAATTTGACATGGTACAGGCACATTAACATGCAGATTCTGATAGGAGCAGGACATGGGTGTGGCTGGGGCATGGTAATATAGGACATGGATTTGACTTGATAGAGACACTCCAACGTGCAAATTCTGCTAGTTGTGCTATACAAGGCATGAAGGCAATTAAACCAGTGTGGAGATGGAATTGGAGGAAGACAAAAGGAACTGGGCTCAACTTTCTtctctccttttgttttagagGAAACAACAGAATATGAATCAACATGCAGAAAAGAGATACAAATATTATAATATTCTATTATAGTTTAATATTCTatattatatagttatatattctAGATTCACTGGAACGTTAAGAGattggtttcaaagtcttggtgattACAGATAATTACAATTCATCAGATCACAGTCTCCCTCTCATGCCCTTGGAGTTCTTTATCGAGAATTTATTGGAGACCCTGATGCTCATGCAGTTATAATATAGTTATATATTCTAATATATTATTATTCTAATAtctaatatattaattatataatataggAATGTAATTAATATTACtatagtaataaatataaataataataataactgttatacaataataataactgtTATACAATTACAACAAGTACACAATCTAAAGTAGTGAAGAGGAATTAGGATATGTATATTCTAAAGCCAACAATAACCAAATCTCAGATCATCTTTCATATTTTCACTTGCTGGCTTCTGTTTTTCTTTGAATCGACACAATACAATAGGGTTGAATTTTTCGACACTCAAATATGAAAATGCAGACTTGAGAAAACTGTGGACCTGATTTTGTGATCATGCATGCAGAATGAGAACCTTATTCATTCATATGATGAATAGTGTCACCAACGTGGAGTTCTCCATGGCCAAAAGGAAGCACCCTCACCGA
The Malania oleifera isolate guangnan ecotype guangnan chromosome 13, ASM2987363v1, whole genome shotgun sequence DNA segment above includes these coding regions:
- the LOC131146635 gene encoding AP-3 complex subunit delta, yielding MAGSSIMESLFQRTLEDLIKGLRLQLLGESTFLSKAMEEIRREIKSTDPHTKAVALQKLTYLHSLHGFDMSWAAFHVVEVVSFPSFAHKKIGYLAASLSFHDGTDVILLITNQLRKDLTSTNQFEVSLALEFLSSASNTDLARDLTQEVFTLLSSAKVFVRKKAIGAMLRIFSKYPDAVRVCFKRLVENLESSDPSAVSAAVGVFCELAAKDPNSYLPLAPEFYRVLADSKNNWVLIKVIKIFAKLVPLEPRLAKRVVEPICDHTRRTGAKSLMFECIWTIVNSLSEYEAAVKLSALKIRELLVDDDPNLKYLGLQALSALGPKHLWAVLENKEVVIKYLSDADPNIKLESLRLVMTMVSENNVVEISRVLVNYALKSDPQFCNEILGSILSTSCRNFYEIIVDFDWYVSLLGEMSRIPHCQKGEEIENQLIDIGMRVKDVRTELVRVCRDLLIDPALLSNPFLHRILTAAAWVSGEYVELSKNPFELVEALLQPRTSLLPPLIRAIYIQSTFKVLIFCLHSYILGREIIASASSPSDNLASGVSEGSDLICEAPADSIQDGGLRNQSFEDLSVESAVDVLVPHGQTMNSFSPKKVCFSHESIVNMVSLIEVALVPLSGTNEVEILERTRNVLGLIQLIKQEIPCLIQTDGDFEKEKLKGSKIIKLAYDAFTTELGPVPLSAQERVLIPDGLILKENLFDLEAICGDVHLPSSSSFSLTGSYSGERIGTLPLDIQSKEESEPSTESTSLLAQHRKRHGLYYLPSERNEVVSNDYPPINDPKLHENLSDDAEHLVKLTENSLFQKKKSNQAKPRPVVVKLDEGDGVIVAAKNPESKDNILSGAVRDVLVGKEAVGTSSRSYPLDQSSSTRRGKGKVNTVVPPESKQNLGDADKFGLENRSLARKKHHVVKERRHKTERKNDEEGEESGQKGKQKRSLTRGRRKAQQRVDGPLNVGSETIAIPDFLL